GCGCGAAATACGCGATTCCGGGTTCGGCGGAGAGCACGGTGTAGCCGCGGTGCATCGTGGTCTCGACGGTCTGCCAGTACAGCCCGTGGACCGGGTTCGTCACCACCACCAGTTGCCCGGCAGCCAGGACGAGCGCGACCGGTGTCAGGACGACCGACGATGGGGGCGCCGGCCGCCGAGCCATTGCGTACCAGAACCAGCACCCGACCCCGACGACGGAACCGAGGAGGCCGAGGACGCGGAGCCCGAGGAGCACGGATAGCTGGTCGGTGAAGAGTGCGAGGACGCCGGTGAGGCCGAGCAACGCGATACCGGCGGCGAAGCCGGCCGCACCAGCAGTCCTGTGGCGGGACGCGCG
This window of the Haloarchaeobius amylolyticus genome carries:
- a CDS encoding histidine kinase N-terminal 7TM domain-containing protein; the protein is MVPALVLPVSTLLVAGGAVAIAATGRASRHRTAGAAGFAAGIALLGLTGVLALFTDQLSVLLGLRVLGLLGSVVGVGCWFWYAMARRPAPPSSVVLTPVALVLAAGQLVVVTNPVHGLYWQTVETTMHRGYTVLSAEPGIAYFALLAVTHAVLLAGAVVHGREALRRDPGSGLALVGYVVVVLGVVAAAAGGFRAAGPFGMAVASLLVAVSTRVE